A single region of the Eleginops maclovinus isolate JMC-PN-2008 ecotype Puerto Natales chromosome 4, JC_Emac_rtc_rv5, whole genome shotgun sequence genome encodes:
- the btbd10b gene encoding BTB/POZ domain-containing protein 10 isoform X2 yields MAARLESYDSNSSDTENWERNAASRPRKLCKHSSSPAQPSRVEAEERKMSMHGASGGSDRSRDRRRSSDRSRDSSHEREGQLTPCIRNLTSPTRQHNSDRERDGGPSSRPSSPRPQRVSPSGSSSSGVVSSRTSSLSSTEGTFKSLGVGEMVFVYENPKEGGAGATVGNRNIRTSERVTLIVDNTRFVVDPSIFIAQPNTMLGRMFGSGREHNFTRPNEKGEYEVAEGISSTVFRAILDYYKSGIIRCPDGISIPELREACDYLCISFDYSTIKCRDLSALMHELSNDGARRQFEFYLEEMVLPLMVASAQSGERECHIVVLTDDDVVDWDEEYPPQMGEEYSQIIYSTKLYRFFKYIENRDVAKSVLKERGLKKIRLGIEGYPTYKEKVKKRPGGRPEVIYNYVQRPFIRMSWEKEEGKSRHVDFQCVKSKSITNLAAAAADIPQDQLVVMHPGPQVDELDILPNQLPSGNHYSNNYSNEPDPDAPSPAV; encoded by the exons cAGTCCGGCCCAGCCGTCTCGAGTGGaggcagaagagaggaagatgagcaTGCATGGTGCCAGTGGAGGCTCTGACCGTTCACGTGACCGCCGCCGCTCCAGCGATCGCTCCAGGGACTCCTCACACGAGAGAGAAGGCCAGCTCACCCCCTGCATTCGCAACCTAACCTCACCCACCCGCCAACACAACAGTG ACCGGGAACGAGATGGTGGCCCGTCATCGAGGCCCAGCAGCCCACGGCCTCAGAGAGTCTCTCCCAGCGGCTCCAGCAGCAGTGGGGTGGTGAGCAGTCGCACGAGCAGCCTGTCAAGCACTGAAGGCACCTTCAAGAGCTTGGGAGTTGGAGAAATGGTTTTCGTCTATGAGAATCCCAAGGAAGGAGGGGCGGGTGCCACTGTGGGAAACCGAAACATTAGGACCTCAGAAAGAGTCACTCTGATTGTTGACAACACACGCTTTGTAGTAGATCCTTCTATCTTCATTGCACAACCAAATACCATGTTGGGCAG aatgTTTGGATCCGGAAGAGAACATAATTTCACAAGGCCCAACGAGAAGGGGGAGTACGAGGTTGCTGAGGGCATTAGCTCTACAGTTTTCCGAGCAATTCTG GATTACTATAAATCTGGGATAATCCGCTGTCCTGATGGAATCTCCATCCCTGAGTTGCGTGAGGCATGTGACTATCTATGCATCTCCTTCGACTACAGCACcatcaaatgcagagaccttA GTGCCCTGATGCATGAGCTGTCCAATGATGGAGCTCGACGGCAGTTTGAGTTTTACCTGGAGGAAATGGTTCTGCCTCTGATGGTGGCCAGTGCCCAGAGCGGTGAGAGGGAGTGCCACATTGTAGTCCTTACTGATGATGATGTGGTTGACTGGGATGAAGAATACCCACCACAAATGGGAGAAGAGTATTCACAGA ttatCTACAGCACAAAACTGTACAGATTTTTCAAGTATATTGAGAACCGAGATGTTGCCAAATCTGTTCTAAAAGAGAGaggattaaagaaaataagactGGGCATTGAAG GCTACCCTACATATAAAGAGAAGGTCAAAAAACGACCGGGTGGGCGTCCAGAGGTCATTTACAACTACGTCCAGAGGCCCTTCATCCGCATGTCCTGGGAGAAAGAAGAGGGTAAAAGCCGCCATGTGGACTTCCAGTGTGTCAAGTCCAAGTCCATCACTAACctggcggcagcagcagcagacatcCCCCAGGACCAGCTGGTGGTGATGCACCCTGGTCCCCAGGTGGATGAACTGGACATCCTGCCCAATCAGCTGCCTAGTGGGAATCACTACAGCAACAACTACAGCAACGAGCCTGACCCTGATGCACCGTCACCTGCTGTCTGA
- the btbd10b gene encoding BTB/POZ domain-containing protein 10 isoform X3, translating into MSMHGASGGSDRSRDRRRSSDRSRDSSHEREGQLTPCIRNLTSPTRQHNSDRERDGGPSSRPSSPRPQRVSPSGSSSSGVVSSRTSSLSSTEGTFKSLGVGEMVFVYENPKEGGAGATVGNRNIRTSERVTLIVDNTRFVVDPSIFIAQPNTMLGRMFGSGREHNFTRPNEKGEYEVAEGISSTVFRAILDYYKSGIIRCPDGISIPELREACDYLCISFDYSTIKCRDLSALMHELSNDGARRQFEFYLEEMVLPLMVASAQSGERECHIVVLTDDDVVDWDEEYPPQMGEEYSQIIYSTKLYRFFKYIENRDVAKSVLKERGLKKIRLGIEGYPTYKEKVKKRPGGRPEVIYNYVQRPFIRMSWEKEEGKSRHVDFQCVKSKSITNLAAAAADIPQDQLVVMHPGPQVDELDILPNQLPSGNHYSNNYSNEPDPDAPSPAV; encoded by the exons atgagcaTGCATGGTGCCAGTGGAGGCTCTGACCGTTCACGTGACCGCCGCCGCTCCAGCGATCGCTCCAGGGACTCCTCACACGAGAGAGAAGGCCAGCTCACCCCCTGCATTCGCAACCTAACCTCACCCACCCGCCAACACAACAGTG ACCGGGAACGAGATGGTGGCCCGTCATCGAGGCCCAGCAGCCCACGGCCTCAGAGAGTCTCTCCCAGCGGCTCCAGCAGCAGTGGGGTGGTGAGCAGTCGCACGAGCAGCCTGTCAAGCACTGAAGGCACCTTCAAGAGCTTGGGAGTTGGAGAAATGGTTTTCGTCTATGAGAATCCCAAGGAAGGAGGGGCGGGTGCCACTGTGGGAAACCGAAACATTAGGACCTCAGAAAGAGTCACTCTGATTGTTGACAACACACGCTTTGTAGTAGATCCTTCTATCTTCATTGCACAACCAAATACCATGTTGGGCAG aatgTTTGGATCCGGAAGAGAACATAATTTCACAAGGCCCAACGAGAAGGGGGAGTACGAGGTTGCTGAGGGCATTAGCTCTACAGTTTTCCGAGCAATTCTG GATTACTATAAATCTGGGATAATCCGCTGTCCTGATGGAATCTCCATCCCTGAGTTGCGTGAGGCATGTGACTATCTATGCATCTCCTTCGACTACAGCACcatcaaatgcagagaccttA GTGCCCTGATGCATGAGCTGTCCAATGATGGAGCTCGACGGCAGTTTGAGTTTTACCTGGAGGAAATGGTTCTGCCTCTGATGGTGGCCAGTGCCCAGAGCGGTGAGAGGGAGTGCCACATTGTAGTCCTTACTGATGATGATGTGGTTGACTGGGATGAAGAATACCCACCACAAATGGGAGAAGAGTATTCACAGA ttatCTACAGCACAAAACTGTACAGATTTTTCAAGTATATTGAGAACCGAGATGTTGCCAAATCTGTTCTAAAAGAGAGaggattaaagaaaataagactGGGCATTGAAG GCTACCCTACATATAAAGAGAAGGTCAAAAAACGACCGGGTGGGCGTCCAGAGGTCATTTACAACTACGTCCAGAGGCCCTTCATCCGCATGTCCTGGGAGAAAGAAGAGGGTAAAAGCCGCCATGTGGACTTCCAGTGTGTCAAGTCCAAGTCCATCACTAACctggcggcagcagcagcagacatcCCCCAGGACCAGCTGGTGGTGATGCACCCTGGTCCCCAGGTGGATGAACTGGACATCCTGCCCAATCAGCTGCCTAGTGGGAATCACTACAGCAACAACTACAGCAACGAGCCTGACCCTGATGCACCGTCACCTGCTGTCTGA
- the btbd10b gene encoding BTB/POZ domain-containing protein 10 isoform X1, whose translation MAARLESYDSNSSDTENWERNAASRPRKLCKHSSSSPAQPSRVEAEERKMSMHGASGGSDRSRDRRRSSDRSRDSSHEREGQLTPCIRNLTSPTRQHNSDRERDGGPSSRPSSPRPQRVSPSGSSSSGVVSSRTSSLSSTEGTFKSLGVGEMVFVYENPKEGGAGATVGNRNIRTSERVTLIVDNTRFVVDPSIFIAQPNTMLGRMFGSGREHNFTRPNEKGEYEVAEGISSTVFRAILDYYKSGIIRCPDGISIPELREACDYLCISFDYSTIKCRDLSALMHELSNDGARRQFEFYLEEMVLPLMVASAQSGERECHIVVLTDDDVVDWDEEYPPQMGEEYSQIIYSTKLYRFFKYIENRDVAKSVLKERGLKKIRLGIEGYPTYKEKVKKRPGGRPEVIYNYVQRPFIRMSWEKEEGKSRHVDFQCVKSKSITNLAAAAADIPQDQLVVMHPGPQVDELDILPNQLPSGNHYSNNYSNEPDPDAPSPAV comes from the exons cagcAGTCCGGCCCAGCCGTCTCGAGTGGaggcagaagagaggaagatgagcaTGCATGGTGCCAGTGGAGGCTCTGACCGTTCACGTGACCGCCGCCGCTCCAGCGATCGCTCCAGGGACTCCTCACACGAGAGAGAAGGCCAGCTCACCCCCTGCATTCGCAACCTAACCTCACCCACCCGCCAACACAACAGTG ACCGGGAACGAGATGGTGGCCCGTCATCGAGGCCCAGCAGCCCACGGCCTCAGAGAGTCTCTCCCAGCGGCTCCAGCAGCAGTGGGGTGGTGAGCAGTCGCACGAGCAGCCTGTCAAGCACTGAAGGCACCTTCAAGAGCTTGGGAGTTGGAGAAATGGTTTTCGTCTATGAGAATCCCAAGGAAGGAGGGGCGGGTGCCACTGTGGGAAACCGAAACATTAGGACCTCAGAAAGAGTCACTCTGATTGTTGACAACACACGCTTTGTAGTAGATCCTTCTATCTTCATTGCACAACCAAATACCATGTTGGGCAG aatgTTTGGATCCGGAAGAGAACATAATTTCACAAGGCCCAACGAGAAGGGGGAGTACGAGGTTGCTGAGGGCATTAGCTCTACAGTTTTCCGAGCAATTCTG GATTACTATAAATCTGGGATAATCCGCTGTCCTGATGGAATCTCCATCCCTGAGTTGCGTGAGGCATGTGACTATCTATGCATCTCCTTCGACTACAGCACcatcaaatgcagagaccttA GTGCCCTGATGCATGAGCTGTCCAATGATGGAGCTCGACGGCAGTTTGAGTTTTACCTGGAGGAAATGGTTCTGCCTCTGATGGTGGCCAGTGCCCAGAGCGGTGAGAGGGAGTGCCACATTGTAGTCCTTACTGATGATGATGTGGTTGACTGGGATGAAGAATACCCACCACAAATGGGAGAAGAGTATTCACAGA ttatCTACAGCACAAAACTGTACAGATTTTTCAAGTATATTGAGAACCGAGATGTTGCCAAATCTGTTCTAAAAGAGAGaggattaaagaaaataagactGGGCATTGAAG GCTACCCTACATATAAAGAGAAGGTCAAAAAACGACCGGGTGGGCGTCCAGAGGTCATTTACAACTACGTCCAGAGGCCCTTCATCCGCATGTCCTGGGAGAAAGAAGAGGGTAAAAGCCGCCATGTGGACTTCCAGTGTGTCAAGTCCAAGTCCATCACTAACctggcggcagcagcagcagacatcCCCCAGGACCAGCTGGTGGTGATGCACCCTGGTCCCCAGGTGGATGAACTGGACATCCTGCCCAATCAGCTGCCTAGTGGGAATCACTACAGCAACAACTACAGCAACGAGCCTGACCCTGATGCACCGTCACCTGCTGTCTGA